One Argopecten irradians isolate NY unplaced genomic scaffold, Ai_NY scaffold_0145, whole genome shotgun sequence DNA segment encodes these proteins:
- the LOC138311883 gene encoding uncharacterized protein, with the protein MDDDSEDGMKPNVLYESSGLKPNVLYESSGPLPGSSSEYAVVDKSSTKKPVSPSAVYAVVDKSKNGKSESPNDLYAEVVKPKAKNGKKNKKKGKGKKKGQDTNETNVYANSKEEEKKYCCNRTTKK; encoded by the exons ATGGATGATGACAGTGAAG ATGGCATGAAACCAAATGTCCTGTATGAATCATCTG GACTCAAGCCTAATGTTCTTTATGAGTCTTCGGGTCCCCTGCCAGGGAGTTCATCGGAATATGCAGTCGTTGACAAATCTTCAACAAAGAAACCTGTGTCACCTAGTGCTGTATATGCTGTTGTGGACAAGTCGAAGAATGGAAAATCTGAATCTCCAAATGATCTGTATGCAGAAGTTGTCAAGCCAAAGGccaaaaatggaaaaa aaaataaaaagaaaggaaaagggAAGAAAAAAG GTCAGGATACaaatgaaacaaatgtttatgcCAATAGcaaggaagaagaaaaaaagtacTGCTGCAACAGGACgacaaaaa AATAA